Below is a genomic region from Bacillus anthracis str. Vollum.
CAGTATTATAAGTTTTTTTCTTAATTTCATTACATTTCTCCTCCTAAACACAAAAAAGGACACACCTGTACCGTTGGGATGGTACGTAAGGTGTGTCCTTTACGTAAATTCAATATTATTTAGTTATTTTTATATTATATTTAAATGTTATCATTATCTACTTAGAAAAACAATATATATTCTACTACTTGCTCTCGACTTGAACATACATCATGTGATCTGCCGTTGAGTTTCCAATACGTACTTTATAATTTCCTTTTTCAAAAGTATTTAATTTATGAGATTCAACTGTTCCTTGAATTTCTTCATCTAAATTTAAATCTGATTTTAATAAAGTCGTCCATTTCTTAGCCAATTCTACTGTCGCATCATTATTATCTAAGAAGATAACTTTGAAACTGCCTTCATTTATTGGAACAATATAAAATTGAGCTTTTAATGAACCTTCTGGTAAGTACATTCCATTATCCACTAATCTTATAACGCCACCTACTTCCGCGTATTTTAAATTAGTATTATACTTTTTATTTACTTCATTGATTAAAGATTGCGCTTGAATGGAGCTTGAATTATTAATTACCTTTGATGATTCATACCATTCTTTATTAAAAGTGAATTCATTTGATACTAGTTTGTCATCTAAAACGTCTGGCTTTGTTTCTGGCTTTGTTTCTGGCTTAGTCTCTGGCTTAGTCTCTGGTTTTGTCTCTGGCTTCACTTCTGGTTTTGTTTCTTTTTCCAGTACATTAATAGAGTTGAATAAGAACTGGCTATATTGTTCACGAGTTACATGTGCATATGGTGAATACAGCTTATCTCCTGTACCAATAGTAACGCCATTTTCTTCTAATGCACTAATTGCTTTTA
It encodes:
- a CDS encoding S-layer homology domain-containing protein; the protein is MKKLIYLEEQTMANKFLKTATALTIMGTSLLGAGAFTVKADNTDSLKFNDVPANHWSTKAIYGLANRKVVAGYGNGQFGFGDNVTRGQVARMIYAYVKPADADASFKNPFSDIKGHMFEKEILALAKEGLVAGYGEGKFGPDDILTREQMAQVLTNAFKFKATKTTSFTDIDKNSWALKAISALEENGVTIGTGDKLYSPYAHVTREQYSQFLFNSINVLEKETKPEVKPETKPETKPETKPETKPETKPDVLDDKLVSNEFTFNKEWYESSKVINNSSSIQAQSLINEVNKKYNTNLKYAEVGGVIRLVDNGMYLPEGSLKAQFYIVPINEGSFKVIFLDNNDATVELAKKWTTLLKSDLNLDEEIQGTVESHKLNTFEKGNYKVRIGNSTADHMMYVQVESK